In the genome of Arachis stenosperma cultivar V10309 chromosome 2, arast.V10309.gnm1.PFL2, whole genome shotgun sequence, the window TCCCTATAGCACTTTGAATATTTGTATATTTACCAAATATTTCTCTGATATCTCTTAACAATTGTGGGCTTTATTAAATCATAGTGATGAGACTCTCTATTTAAGTTGAATTTTCAAGACTGCTTATAGTTGTGCTTGAGTTTATTCATCTAGAGTGGGCGATAACTTTAAATACTGTATCTTGGATGTTGCAGaatatttgataattttaaatgCCTTACTGAGTGAAGATGTAATTTTcattccccccccccccccccttctctttctcctctcctttcttttttctccCGCTGTTTTCCTTTAATTCTCTGTACATTGATCAACTGTCATGGGTTTgatggcagttttgctgcaaaAATCTCTGGATGCACCAGATCCACAAGTTGTTGAAGATGCATTGAACATGCTTGTTCAGATGCGTGCACTGGAAAAGACTCCAAGGGGCCGTTATGAACCCACATTTCATGGACAATTGATAGCCAGTTGTCCTTTGTCATTTGATGCTTCTGTTCTAGTTCTGAAATTTGGGAATGCTGGTATGATACGCGAGGGCATATTGCTGGGTATAATGATGGATACACAGCCTTTACCCATTCTTCATCCATTTGGAGAGGAAATATTGGTAATGCCGGAGTGGATCAATATTACTATTTCCAATTGCACTGATTCTATGTTGTAATTTCTATGAGCTTTATTCTAATTGAATCCTTTTGTTTTTGTCAGTTTGCAAAGTATATTGCTAGCTACTTTACTGACCGAACAATCTTAGCTGGTCGAAAGGAGATGGAATTCATGGCTAACTTCTgtgcatttgaattttggcaGCATCTGTTCAGGGTAAagtcttcttcctccttcactTTATGAGCTTCCAAATACCTTAGCATTGTTTAGTTTTGTATGAGGATTTATTGACGAAAGGTGGAAGGAAAAAATTTCAagatgataatttttttaattaaaaactataaTATTGCTCACTAAACATCATGCTTCTTGTGGTGGAAATAGTGCATGTAATTAGAGATCTATTTTCACTTGGACTCCTGTGAGACTTGGAGTGGATGCAAGCAGCCACATGACCATATCTTTTTCTGGAAATAGGatttgcttttattttgtgACTGCAAGGCTTACAGGTTGCATGAATCTGAAAGTGAATATTTTCTTTCACATGCAGGATGAGTATCGGCTTAACCATTTGAAGCAGGTTCTAGAGATTGAGAATGTGTATCCTGCCGAAGCACTGATGCCTAAGCTTGAGGAAGATTGGTGTTCTCTCCATAATCTCTCCCAGTCATCTCTGCATCAGACCTTAGAAATTTGTATGTATGTGTTATAATTATGTCAGATGTGTGCTTTGAATTCTTTTAATGGGAGTGCATCAAATTTGTTGAATCTGTTTTATTGTTTTCGTCATAGATTTTTACTCTACTAAATCCTctttaattctaatatttacAGATGATGATTTGTTAAGTTCAGTACACCGGTTGCGGCCAAAATTTTTGAGCTCTTTTAGGGGTTTGCCGCCCTATTTTGATCCTTATGAATATGAACACACATGCTTAGTAACATTCCAGGCAGATGGGGACATAGATGGAGTTTCTGCATATGAGGAAGGCCTTAAAGCAACAGGTGAAACAAAATGTGCTTCTGTGCCATATGTCACTTCAGAAGAATTTCACAGTTATGATGTGGCAAAAATGTTCgctaaaattataaaagaggTAGCATAGTTTGAAATTCTTGTACAtacaatattataatatatttctCATTTTGTAAAACAGATTTTTTTTTCCTGTGTGAAACAGATAAGGGCTCAATTCTCGGAGGATACTTCGAGTCGAGATAGTGAATGTTTATATTCTCACTCAATTCAAGCTAAGAGACCACAATGCAAATTCTTCTTTTCGTTGCAGGTATTGGTTTGTCTGATAATTCATTTACGATGCTACCTATTTCTATGATGATGAATATTGTTCATTCATTATAACAGGGATGCCGAAGAGGAGCGTCTTGTTCATATTCACACGATTCAGGTCCTTCGGCACTGTCATTCAGGCGAGATGTCTGCGAGCCCGAAGATAATAATATGGCTGCTGCATCTCTCCTGAGATTTTTCCCCCAAGCTACCAACAGATCAATTCTTGTATTGGATGACACTGATTTGCATTTTGCCACATCTCTTGGTCGCCACTATCATCCATCCAAGATAATTGCAACTACATGTTTGTCAGAAACAACGATATTGGAACAATCACTGAAAGGGGTCAAAATTTTATGGGGTCTATATCACCCATACCAGACAATCATTGCTAAAGCAGGGAAGAACCCTGTTCCTTGGAATGAAGTTCAGTGTGTACTGTGGTTTCCTTGCTTTGATAGCTTTGGCGAGGATTCGGATGGACAAAAGCAGCTCTTGCAGAACTTCTTTGAGTATCTTGCCATTCGAATTTTGGCTGATAATTTGTCCGATGTGAAAGTTATCATAACCATTAATAATATCAGATTTTCCCAACTTAAGGTAATTAGCTTGTTCTTTTTCTAGCTTGTggttataataaataatagtgTTATCTATTtaccttataaaaatttaattatattgatttgTGAGAATTATGCTGCACATTTAGAAGTAAAAGGTAATCAATCATATTAGGGTGGCAACTGGCAATTGTGATAGGTACTCTCATTCATTATGTGCTAATTTGTTGTTTCAGGCTGAAAAATTGGGAAGGGAGTGTTTCTTTGTGCTTACAGATTCGTTTGCCTATGACGAAACAAGCTTTGGGGCAATATTATATGACAGACTTCCCCCTAAGACGCCAACGTTGGTCTCGAGACCTACCTCCTATGTATTTGAACTGCATCCTCCGAGTAAGCTACTATTCGGTGATTATGCTGCTAATATTAGAAAGAATCTGTACGTAATTCAGGAAAAATAGTTTAGATCACTTTTTAAAGCTAGAACTACGATTGTAAATATTAGATATCTAGTTTCTGTTTTCAGCATCAAATTAATATATCAACTAATCAAGACAAGACCACTATTCCAGTTGTACACCCCTAAACCAAAGAGTGCTAATAACATTCTTCCCTTGTTGCAATCTTGATGATCATAGTCAATATATATAATCCATCAACAGATGGATAATATATCGTCACCATTGTCATattattgaaatttgaaatacGGGGGATAGATCTGTAAATCAATATTGGGTTAACAatggtattttttttaaattgtaatCTACtatggtattttttaaaaatgtagGATGATTTAATTTACGGAGTATAAATTGAACCGTCTGATTTTTAAGAGATACAGAAATCGGATCGACCgatttttaaatacaaaaataaaactgTCCGATTTTTGTACTCGAAGTGTctgatttgtgtttaaaaaattaaaaaaatttgaagcaCATAAATCGACCGTCTACAGACATTTTtgttaacaaatatttttaatatacttAATATTATTAACAAGAGTTTAATTAAAGAACTAACTTTTTTAACACATAATTTAATTCTAAATAGTAAGTCTTTCAAAAAATGTTAAACACATAATTCTACAATAAAAAATGAACTAATATTAACACTTAAAATCTGGTTTCTtgcatttattttattaaaaatataaaaataaaaaaagttttatgaaaaaaaaaaacctttctTAAAAGTAGAGTCAGATTGGATtagtgaaattaaaaaaaaaagaaataaataaactcATTAACTAATAAATAGAGCGGAGAGCAGGTGAGGCAAGGCAAGTGAGAGTGGGGCCCAAGACAAGTCTCTAGAATCTCGTAAGTTAGAAAAATATCATGTACCTCCTCCCTTAACCACTAAAGCTCAACACACACAACCATATGAAAATCCTGCACCTAAGCCATTCCAATTTGAATTTGTGATGCCATGAGATGACTCAGTCAATGTCCCATACCCAACAATCTCCAAAGACCCTCGAATCTCGCCACTCCATTGATTCCTGCCTCTTCCAGCTCCGTACATGGAAGCCCTTCACCAACAAGCGCCCTTGTCTCTCCGATCGCAAAACCCCTTCCGTTTCGATCGACCTTTCCAAGCTTTCTCTTCTCGACGATGATTCCACCACTAAACCCTTCAAATCGTCTTCCGccgccaccaccaacttccgcCTTATAGCCCGCAAGCGCCGCCGCCGAGGATCCCGCTCTGTTTCCGGCCGGAGTAGTGACCGCAGTGGCACGCGCCGATGCTGCTCCGTTGGGGCCTCGGCGGCTCATGGGACTTGCTCTGATTTTCCGGTGGCGATGGGGACGGACTCCAGCGGGGAGCTCTTTGGGAACGTTGGAGATGGGAGTTGGGCCTCCGATGTGAGTGAGGCGAGGAGGGAGAGGGAtagagagggtggtggtggtggcggtGGGGGTGGTGGTAATGGTGGCGGTAGTGGGGAGAAGGAGAGTGGTGTTGGGTTTGGTGGGGTGGGTGGGTGTTCTGATGGGAATGGGAATGAGTCCGGGTATGGTAGTGAACCTGGGTATCGTGGTGATGCTGAGTTTGGTTATGGGGATGAGTTTGATGAGGAAGAAGATGATCCCAGATTCAGATTGTTGTTCTGGGGTGAGCAAATTCGAGGTAAAGTTttggtttttttctttttgtgcaTATATACCTCTTCTTGATTGGTTAGAGTGATATTCTAGTTTTGTAATTAGAGAACAATGTGATTTCGGTGTTTGGATGCTTAAGAAATTTGGAACTTCCTAGTTATGGGTGGTTTATTTCTGTATGCACAAAGTGGTGTACTTTGTTTATTCATTGTATTTGGTTGGTCACCAACTTGGTGATTTGCTTATGTAGTAGGTACTAGCCTGCTAAGTGGGTTTGAAAGAGTTTGTGCTTGAAATTAGATCAGTGGTTTGGTTAATAGGCGAGTTCTTTTTACTTCTATGGAACTTGTTCGGCATTGTAGTAGTTAAAGAGTTGATTTACTATTAAGTTCTTCTGGTGTAAGACTTCAGTTTTGTGGGTTGTGAATCCTAAAAGTTTCAATAGTATTTGTGAATATTTTTAGTTGAAATGGATTCTACTGAATTGTTCAAACATAGGATTAGGGAGTTTCTGTTGTTTCTCTCTCTTTGGATATGCTTTGAGCCTTCAATTTCAATTGCCGAACTGTATCTGTTAAGCATAGGTATATTCTATTGTCTAAGGTTTTGGTGATGCTGTAGTGCAAGTTCCCGATAACTTTTAAGCTAAGTTTTCCTCTTTTTTCCTGATGAGAAATTATTAGGAGGACTAATTGGTAAGCCTAATCATGTCCTTACCCTATAAAATTGacacttagtcaaaattttacATATCCCAATTGATGTGTTTCTTTCTCCTGatcatcatttttttattcCTAATTGATTGACACGTTTCCTTTTATACCCCCTTTCCTAACCCCTCAGACTCTACTAATTCTTTAGATTTCTCAAAACAAAATAATGACCCATCATCTTCCGGACCCAGAAAATTGGGAACTCCTTCATGCTGCCATGATCAACCCACCAAAGCAACCACAAGAATCATTTGACACTGCTGTAATTGACCCATTGAAGTCACCACACATTAAAGTGGATATCAtgaagatttttatttttacttcttTGTGTTTTTGGGTTAATTGGTGCATTAGATATGTTGTTTTGCTTTTGTTATtatgttattgttgatttggCAGTTTTTGTTCCATATGTGAATTGTGAAACTATTACTTTATCCTCTCTGATACATCTGGTATGAATTGAAATTTGAACCTAATTATATAAAAACGATTGAGATATTACTCTCTCTGATTTTTGTAATATTATATTACAATGGATGATTTAATATAATATTGTAATTGACTAGTTGTGGgaaaaaaggaataaaaaattgatGATAAAGAGAGAGAAACACACACTCAATGGCTTAGGTAAAATTTTGACAAGTGTCAATTTTATAGTTAGGAAGATAATTAGGCTTATCAATTAGTCCTCTCAAtcaattctctctctttttgTGGTACATTGGCAACAATAAGATTTGAACCGAGGATCTGAATCATCTCATATATATTACCCAAACCCCTTACCACTAAACCATTAAAGCTGTTTGGTTGGTTATAAAGCATTAGTACTTACTAGATTAATCATTATTGCTTGGTGAGAATAGTGTAATGAGATAGCATCCTATAACGATTCTAAGATATTTTCTTAAAGAGTAAAATATAGATACTTTCATTGTCTTAAAAAGCAATCAATTCTTTCTTCATTTAGTAGTTAGAAGGATGTTCAGGAAGATCTCCTCATTAATCATTTCTCCCCAACTTTAGTAGGATCCTTATGTTTGAAGTTGCAAAATTTTGGGAAGACAATTCTTGCAATCCACTAACTGGTAGTGTTTTAGTGGGGAAATATATAAAAGAGTGGGTCAACCTTTTATTAAAATGGCCGCCTCAATTTTCTGTAGTGGTATACACCGATGATTCCCACTTCCTAGATGCTCAGCAAGGTGTTTGAACTTTAGAGAATGGAGAGAGTGGGAGAAAACTATTCGCAGGCGAACCGAGTATTCTTTGCGGGAGCGAATCATCTCAATTGGAAAATCCACATGACCATGTCAAGTTCCATTAATAATTGGATAATTTTGTGTAACCCGCTTGGCCCACCTGGTCCACTAATAATGAAAATTCACACTTGACATGGACAATTGGATTTTTCAATTGGGAGGATCCGCCCTCATTCTTTACTAGATTTgttttttgggaaaaaaaaaaagaagattcGTTGCTTAAAATAGTCAGAAATTTGAGGTAGAAATATACTTGCAAATCTATATCTGATTGAACAATAGCAGCTTCTTGGAACAAAGATTACTGTTCTATATAACAATGGAAGTTTAACTGGAATTTTATACATGTATTATTGTACTAGAAACTATATGTTTTCCTGATTAACAATACTGACATGAATCATATGCATTATGCAAAACTTGACTAAATTTCGAACTATATGTTTATTTTAGCATGTATAAAAAAGCCTAGTACTGAACTGTGTTGTTCCAGAGACTAAATTGAACTTCATTGTTCCACAGCTGTAGATTCCAAAATGGAGATGGTTGGAGAGAACTCCTTGTTAGACCAAAAATCCCATCATAGATGCCGACGCCGGAAGCATGATTGTAGAATGGTTGATGCATTGAGGTGACGATTGCAGAAACCTGATCATGTACACAACAAAATACATTACTTCCTTACAACCAAGGAACTAGCTCCTTTTTCGCGTGAATATACCATGATAGTGGTTTTTACAGCATCCCTTGTGATGGATGCTTCACACCCTCAGTGTCCAAAGAATTTCAACAAGTAGAGACATAAGAGGTGGGCGATTCATGCTGCTGCTGTAGATTTTGTTCAAGTTTTGAAGATATATGCTAATTAATGGTTTTCTGATGAGGAAAAGTACTATGTTATCCAAATATATACGAGGAGTGACATGAAAACATTAATCATTTGATAGCAAACCTTTGTTGTTAGGAGTTACGACTTACATCTTGTTCAATGATGGTTGATATTAACATATTTTTGTCATCTCCATAAATGTTTTCATGTAAATTCTGTTCTCTTTTTTGTCTTTGTTCTTTTTCCTCTCTGCAATGGCCAAACATATTTTTAAGCTTCAGCATTTGCtgagattttttttcttcataattTAAATGTTCGAATTGCATTTAGTGGAGGAATTCATTTAGAGTAATATTACACTTCTAAGTATTTTTATGAACTAAAGTCTAATCAAGTTAAACAATAAGATTTAGAATAATGTTCGTCAGTTAGATCGATTTAGTTGGACTTAGTTAAATAAGATTTAGAATAATGTTCGTCAGTTAGATCGATTTAGTTGGACttagttaacaaaaaaattttagatgtgtaatattatttatttatttaatgtgGATTAATAcacttaataataatttaagtAAATTTAGTGCTATTATGTGATGGCAGTTTAGTATCTAGTTTTTACAATTATTGGGGCCTAAAATGCATACCTTTTATAATGGCAATAACATTAAGCTTTTGTCATGTCAATTTATTAATAGCTTGCTCAATTCGTTattatatgatattttatatttatattgtattttgaAGAGCTCAATCAAGTAGCTTCatatttaatcaatttttaGTGAATCGAAGTatcaaacttaatttcaaaagtAATCTTAAGTTAAATATAACAAATGAGTCATgtcaaattttcttttaaaaaaaaaatcatgtcAAAGTTAAATCTCAAACTTGGTTcatttaacaaatttaattctctttttttattatgattattaggaattgaaaaacaaaaacattTACATTTTTTTGTACCTACAAAAATATTACATTTGaactaaaaattaatcattatttttataactaaataattagtcattaaaataattaaatttgtcaTAGTATAATCAAAATTGTttacaatattattaaaaaaaagaatattaaatatgtatttttatataaaatagcTTATTAGTGATTGATTTTTTGATATCTAGATAACAtgattatttaaataattatattaagtgtatattaaaattagctacCAAATTTAatcactaatataaaatatacattaaaatataaaatatatattaaaaataaattaaattaaatatatatttatgcataaataaataacttatttTGATGACTGATTCTATAGtgcacaaaatatttttattaaactgttttttaagtaaaaaaaagtGTGTGGTCAAAACGACGTCGTAAGCATAGCAAGAGTCTAGGGATTAAGTGATGCTGGTTTTACAGTAAACAGAAacaaggggaagaagaagaagatcgATCAGTGAAAAATGGTGGGAAGGGGTGAAGTGCTGAGTGCTTACCGGTCACTCCTTAAGGCCACCCGAAGGACCTTCGCCGGCGACGCACTCATGCTCAAGCAATCCGCCGTCGAGGTGCGTAACAAGTTCGAGGAGAACAGAAACGTCACTTCTGATGATCAGATCCAGAAGCTTCTAGAAGAAGCCTCCGAGGCCTCTCACTTCATCACCAACATGATCGTCCAGGCTCAGCTCAATACGGAAGCTGGCAGCTACGGTAATCCTAAATTGCTGCTCAATTCTTTAACTTCCATTTGTGCCCACCACCTGTTTGTTAATTTTACTTGCTTCTATTTTTTCACAATTTGTTATAATCTTATATTAGCTAGCTGAGTTCTAGGCAGTTAGGTTTGTTGGGGTTGTTATTGCTGTCGCAATGTGATAGGATAAGATGTAAACATGATTAATAGATGTAGATAGATAGCTAATCATATGAATGAAATAGAATGGAATTTATTAAaatgaaatagaaaaaaatttgttCTGTTGAAGAATGTAACAAGCTGTTTGACCTCTTATGTTTGGGAGAATTTTTTAGGGTTTAAGGGGAGTGTCTTTAATAATGGTGTACAGTTGGAAAGTGAGGTGTGGAGTGACTGGTGCAGAGGTGACCACCATTTGGGAGCTGAGTGAGGGCAATATAGGGACAGCAGTTCAACCATCTCAATTTGGGAGGTCACAACAAAAAACCACTATATGGATGGTAAGAAGTGGCTTCTATTGTCTGTGTTACCCTTTTACTCCCTCCCTACGGACTCTTCCCAACACCGGTTTTGGCAAGTGTCACCTTGCTGCACCTGACCCCTAAGTCTTGGATATATGTTAGATTGTGCCCATATTTGCTTTGGCATAATTCATTTCCAAAAATTATGTGTATCATTTCTATTCATATTTCCCCGCTCAACACAATGTTCAAAGTGTGGTCAAgctgaaaagaaaaagaggaacaAACATAGATGGTTGTCCAAGGTGTCCTTGAGTGGCAGTCCAGTATGTACCGTGAACACACCGTTGAGTTGGTGtcttttcttctattctttGTTCCATCTGATACCATTTCATTATTCTATCTCAATATTGTTCCATTAATTCTACTTCATTCCATGTTCCTTTACGTTCCATCATTTCAACATCACTGTCGTGTGCACATCTTGTAACTTTGAGTGCTTTCCTGCTTAGAAAGTATTATGTGTTGGTGCAGTGGTGAAACCTGGTAAGGAGCATGCAGGAGCAACACTTGAACTCCCAACAGAAGAAAGTATCCGGAAATCTAAATAGGACTTCCAGGGAGAGGTTAGAACCAAGTGATTCCTCTCTTAGATTGTTTATTTTTGCATAGGAGGAATAATTAATGTTAGTAGTGCATCAAGGGAGTGGCTTCAAATTTTCTGCTTAGATTTGTTGCTTCTCATTTCTAGTACCTTCAAATTTTATGTAGCTGAATCATTCAATATAAAGCCGATGATGGCTACGGGTTTATTCTACCCTTATATTTGTTTTAACTTTTATGATAATTTGATCTGACTTTGGCGGCAGATTTCAAATTGATTTAAGGAAAATTTTGATTGCTGCAGTTTTTTGTATTTGATAAGTCGTATTACCTTCAACCAATAAGATTTTGATCCTATGGACTAATACATTAATTAGTGATAGAGACCTGTACTTAATTTTTAGACATTGGAGTCTAGTGCTTAGCAATGGATATGTCATGTCAAATGGAATTGAAAGAGAGATTTAGATAATCATATTTGTGGAAGGAATTCAAGGAGAGGATTGTTGATAAACCGATCCGTGATAGCTTATGATGAGTTAAATCAAACCATGTTTCTACTTTA includes:
- the LOC130961679 gene encoding mitochondrial zinc maintenance protein 1, mitochondrial, coding for MVGRGEVLSAYRSLLKATRRTFAGDALMLKQSAVEVRNKFEENRNVTSDDQIQKLLEEASEASHFITNMIVQAQLNTEAGSYVVKPGKEHAGATLELPTEESIRKSK
- the LOC130962199 gene encoding uncharacterized protein LOC130962199 isoform X1 — protein: MTQSMSHTQQSPKTLESRHSIDSCLFQLRTWKPFTNKRPCLSDRKTPSVSIDLSKLSLLDDDSTTKPFKSSSAATTNFRLIARKRRRRGSRSVSGRSSDRSGTRRCCSVGASAAHGTCSDFPVAMGTDSSGELFGNVGDGSWASDVSEARRERDREGGGGGGGGGGNGGGSGEKESGVGFGGVGGCSDGNGNESGYGSEPGYRGDAEFGYGDEFDEEEDDPRFRLLFWGEQIRDSTNSLDFSKQNNDPSSSGPRKLGTPSCCHDQPTKATTRII
- the LOC130962199 gene encoding uncharacterized protein LOC130962199 isoform X2, whose product is MTQSMSHTQQSPKTLESRHSIDSCLFQLRTWKPFTNKRPCLSDRKTPSVSIDLSKLSLLDDDSTTKPFKSSSAATTNFRLIARKRRRRGSRSVSGRSSDRSGTRRCCSVGASAAHGTCSDFPVAMGTDSSGELFGNVGDGSWASDVSEARRERDREGGGGGGGGGGNGGGSGEKESGVGFGGVGGCSDGNGNESGYGSEPGYRGDAEFGYGDEFDEEEDDPRFRLLFWGEQIRAVDSKMEMVGENSLLDQKSHHRCRRRKHDCRMVDALR
- the LOC130961501 gene encoding DExH-box ATP-dependent RNA helicase DExH8, which produces MASSSSSNNASYTLPLSQSSFSSLPVMAMKKKIVEKIMENRVTLIVGEAGCGKSSQIPQFLLDEGMSPVLCTQPRRFAVVAVAKMVAKARNCEVGEEVGYHIGHSKHLSAGSKIVFKTAGVLLDELRDKGPAALKYKAIILDEVHERSVESDLVLVCVKQFLLKSNDLRVVLMSATADISRYRDYFKDLGRGERVEVLAIPSSNQKIVFQRHVSYLEQVAESIGISSEVMNSKYSPGVDPFTANAYIKPEFQADFHQLIHNLVLHIHENEPDIEKSILVFLPTYYSLEQQWRLLKPLESTFKVHILHRSIDTEQALMAMKIWKSHRKVILATNIAESSVTIPKVAFVIDSCRSLQVYWDKSRRKESSKLVWVSKSQAEQRRGRTGRTCDGHVYRLVTGSFFNKLEDHESPSILKLSLRLQVLSLCCAGSKAINDPKVLLQKSLDAPDPQVVEDALNMLVQMRALEKTPRGRYEPTFHGQLIASCPLSFDASVLVLKFGNAGMIREGILLGIMMDTQPLPILHPFGEEILFAKYIASYFTDRTILAGRKEMEFMANFCAFEFWQHLFRDEYRLNHLKQVLEIENVYPAEALMPKLEEDWCSLHNLSQSSLHQTLEIYDDLLSSVHRLRPKFLSSFRGLPPYFDPYEYEHTCLVTFQADGDIDGVSAYEEGLKATGETKCASVPYVTSEEFHSYDVAKMFAKIIKEIRAQFSEDTSSRDSECLYSHSIQAKRPQCKFFFSLQGCRRGASCSYSHDSGPSALSFRRDVCEPEDNNMAAASLLRFFPQATNRSILVLDDTDLHFATSLGRHYHPSKIIATTCLSETTILEQSLKGVKILWGLYHPYQTIIAKAGKNPVPWNEVQCVLWFPCFDSFGEDSDGQKQLLQNFFEYLAIRILADNLSDVKVIITINNIRFSQLKAEKLGRECFFVLTDSFAYDETSFGAILYDRLPPKTPTLVSRPTSYVFELHPPSKLLFGDYAANIRKNLYVIQEK